The Streptomyces camelliae genome window below encodes:
- the sucD gene encoding succinate--CoA ligase subunit alpha has translation MAIWLNKDSKVIVQGMTGATGMKHTKLMLGDGTQVVGGVNPRKAGTTVDFDGTEVPVFGTVKEAIDKTGANVSVIFVPEKFTKDAVVEAIDAEIPLAVVITEGIAVHDSAAFWAYAGKKGNKTRIIGPNCPGIITPGQSNVGIIPGDITKPGRIGLVSKSGTLTYQMMYELRDIGFSTAVGIGGDPIIGTTHIDALAAFEADPETELIVMIGEIGGDAEERAAEFIKKNVTKPVVGYVAGFTAPEGKTMGHAGAIVSGSSGTAQAKKEALEAAGVKVGKTPTETAKLAREILAG, from the coding sequence ATGGCTATCTGGCTCAACAAGGACAGCAAGGTCATCGTCCAGGGCATGACCGGTGCCACCGGCATGAAGCACACCAAGCTCATGCTCGGTGACGGCACGCAGGTCGTGGGCGGCGTGAACCCGCGCAAGGCGGGCACCACCGTGGACTTCGACGGCACCGAGGTACCGGTCTTCGGCACCGTCAAGGAGGCCATCGACAAGACCGGCGCCAACGTCTCCGTCATCTTCGTGCCGGAGAAGTTCACCAAGGACGCGGTCGTCGAGGCCATCGACGCCGAGATCCCGCTGGCCGTCGTGATCACCGAGGGCATCGCCGTGCACGACTCGGCCGCCTTCTGGGCGTACGCCGGCAAGAAGGGCAACAAGACCCGCATCATCGGCCCGAACTGCCCCGGCATCATCACCCCGGGCCAGTCGAACGTCGGCATCATCCCGGGCGACATCACCAAGCCGGGCCGCATCGGCCTGGTCTCGAAGTCCGGCACGCTGACGTACCAGATGATGTACGAGCTGCGTGACATCGGCTTCTCGACGGCCGTGGGCATCGGCGGTGACCCGATCATCGGCACCACCCACATCGACGCCCTGGCCGCGTTCGAGGCCGACCCGGAGACCGAGCTCATCGTGATGATCGGTGAGATCGGTGGCGACGCCGAGGAGCGCGCGGCCGAGTTCATCAAGAAGAACGTGACCAAGCCGGTCGTCGGCTACGTCGCGGGCTTCACCGCGCCCGAGGGCAAGACCATGGGTCACGCCGGCGCCATCGTCTCCGGCTCCTCCGGCACCGCACAGGCCAAGAAGGAGGCCCTGGAGGCCGCGGGCGTCAAGGTCGGCAAGACCCCGACCGAGACGGCCAAGCTCGCCCGCGAGATCCTGGCCGGCTGA
- a CDS encoding DUF5682 family protein, which translates to MTGTSRPLLLGVRHHGPGSARAVRAALDAAHPATVLIEGPPEADALIPLAADPGLRPPVALLAHAVDEPGRSAFWPFAEFSPEWVAIRWALEHGVPARFIDLPATHTLAWEGSEERAAPPDGHEQGNGYGHGPDTAAGAGAGAGAGSGVGEPGGGDEPEDARDHIRIDPLAVLAEAAGYDDPERWWEDVVEHRGPGERDPFAPFAALEEAMGALRERYGTGGHARDLVREAHMRIQLRAARKAFGDEVAVVCGAWHVPALRERTTVAADRGLLRGLPKVKADLTWVPWTHRRLARAGGYGAGIESPGWYAHLFHAPDRPVERWLTKVAGLLREEDRIVSSAHVIEAVRLAETLAALRGRPLPGLGETTDAVRAVMGDGSDVPLALVHDRLVVGDVLGEVPESAPAVPLQRDLARQQRSLRLKPEALERELELDLRGDTDAGRSRLLHRLRLLGVGWGEPARSRGSTGTFRETWRLRWEPELSVRVAEAGVWGTTVRCAAQAKAEADAAAACALADVTALAEHCLLAGLPDALPVVMRALADRAALDTDVGHLAQALPALVRSLRYGDVRGTDTGALAGVAAGLAERIFIGLPPACTALDTDAAEEMRGHLDAVHAAVGLLAETPVASSAAGGEAGNGEGGNGGAGNGEAGTGGGTGGGTGGGAGAFGADAGAGAGSRAGYGDLRSRWRAVLRALALRDTVAGVLRGRSVRLLLDEGALGSEEAARLMGLALSPGTPPADAAAWIEGFVGGGGGLLLVHDERLLGLVDSWLTGVPAEAFAGVLPLLRRTFAAYEPGVRRTLGELVRRGPGEARGRAGAGSGTPGFAAEPDAGRADAVLPVLRLLLGLDEKPRMTDDNSLAGVGT; encoded by the coding sequence ATGACCGGCACGAGCCGGCCGCTCCTGCTGGGCGTACGGCATCACGGGCCCGGTTCCGCGCGTGCGGTGCGGGCCGCACTGGACGCCGCCCACCCGGCCACCGTCCTGATCGAGGGCCCGCCCGAGGCCGATGCGCTGATCCCGCTGGCCGCCGACCCCGGTCTGCGGCCCCCGGTCGCCCTGCTGGCCCACGCCGTGGACGAGCCCGGCCGCTCGGCGTTCTGGCCGTTCGCCGAGTTCAGCCCCGAGTGGGTGGCGATCCGCTGGGCCCTGGAACATGGCGTCCCGGCTCGCTTCATCGACCTGCCGGCCACGCACACGCTCGCGTGGGAGGGGAGCGAGGAGCGGGCGGCGCCTCCCGACGGGCATGAGCAGGGGAACGGGTACGGGCACGGGCCGGACACGGCTGCTGGTGCTGGTGCTGGTGCTGGTGCCGGTTCCGGTGTTGGTGAGCCTGGGGGCGGCGATGAGCCCGAGGACGCCCGCGACCACATCCGGATCGACCCGCTCGCCGTGCTCGCCGAGGCCGCCGGTTACGACGACCCCGAGCGGTGGTGGGAGGACGTCGTCGAGCACCGGGGCCCGGGGGAGCGCGACCCCTTCGCGCCGTTCGCCGCCCTGGAGGAGGCGATGGGGGCGCTGCGCGAGCGGTACGGCACCGGCGGGCACGCGCGGGACCTCGTGCGTGAGGCGCACATGCGGATCCAACTGCGTGCCGCGCGCAAGGCGTTCGGGGACGAGGTGGCGGTGGTGTGCGGGGCCTGGCACGTGCCCGCGCTGCGTGAGAGGACCACCGTCGCCGCCGACCGGGGCCTGTTGAGGGGGCTGCCCAAGGTCAAGGCGGACCTGACCTGGGTGCCCTGGACACACCGCAGGCTGGCCCGGGCCGGCGGATACGGCGCGGGCATCGAGTCGCCCGGCTGGTACGCCCACCTGTTCCACGCCCCCGACCGGCCGGTGGAGCGGTGGCTGACCAAGGTGGCGGGGCTGCTGAGGGAGGAGGACCGGATCGTCTCCTCCGCCCATGTCATCGAGGCGGTCCGGCTCGCCGAGACCCTGGCGGCGCTGCGTGGCCGTCCGCTGCCCGGGCTCGGGGAGACCACCGACGCCGTGCGCGCGGTGATGGGCGACGGCTCCGATGTGCCGCTGGCGCTGGTGCACGACCGGCTGGTGGTCGGGGACGTGCTGGGGGAGGTGCCGGAGTCGGCCCCGGCCGTGCCGTTGCAGCGCGACCTGGCCCGGCAGCAGCGTTCCCTGCGGCTCAAACCGGAGGCGCTTGAACGGGAGTTGGAGCTGGACCTGCGCGGGGACACCGACGCCGGCCGCAGCAGACTGCTGCACCGACTGCGGCTGCTCGGCGTCGGCTGGGGCGAGCCGGCCCGGTCCCGGGGGAGTACGGGCACCTTTCGGGAGACATGGCGGTTGCGCTGGGAGCCGGAGCTGTCGGTGCGGGTCGCCGAGGCGGGGGTGTGGGGGACGACGGTGCGCTGCGCGGCGCAGGCCAAGGCGGAGGCGGACGCGGCGGCCGCGTGTGCCCTCGCCGATGTCACGGCGCTCGCCGAGCACTGTCTGCTCGCCGGGCTGCCGGACGCCCTGCCCGTCGTCATGCGGGCGCTCGCCGACCGGGCCGCGCTCGACACGGACGTCGGCCACCTCGCCCAGGCCCTGCCCGCCCTCGTCCGCTCCCTGCGCTACGGCGACGTGCGCGGCACCGACACCGGCGCGCTGGCCGGGGTCGCGGCGGGCCTCGCCGAGCGCATCTTCATCGGCCTGCCCCCGGCCTGCACCGCGCTCGACACGGACGCGGCGGAGGAGATGCGCGGCCATCTGGACGCCGTGCACGCGGCGGTGGGGTTGCTGGCGGAGACGCCGGTCGCGTCGAGTGCCGCGGGTGGTGAGGCCGGGAACGGCGAGGGGGGGAACGGTGGGGCCGGGAACGGAGAGGCCGGGACCGGTGGGGGGACTGGCGGTGGGACCGGCGGTGGGGCCGGCGCTTTCGGTGCCGATGCGGGCGCCGGCGCCGGTTCCCGCGCTGGGTACGGCGATCTGCGGAGCCGTTGGCGGGCCGTGCTGCGGGCGCTGGCGTTGCGCGACACCGTGGCCGGTGTTCTGCGGGGGCGATCGGTGCGGTTGTTGCTGGACGAGGGTGCGCTGGGGTCTGAGGAGGCGGCGCGGTTGATGGGGCTCGCCCTGTCGCCTGGGACGCCGCCCGCCGACGCGGCCGCCTGGATCGAGGGCTTCGTCGGCGGCGGGGGCGGGCTGTTGCTGGTCCACGACGAGCGACTGCTCGGCCTGGTCGACAGCTGGCTGACGGGGGTGCCGGCGGAGGCGTTCGCCGGCGTACTGCCGCTGCTGCGGCGCACGTTCGCGGCGTACGAGCCGGGGGTGCGCAGAACCCTCGGGGAACTGGTCCGGCGCGGCCCGGGAGAGGCGAGAGGCCGGGCCGGGGCGGGCAGCGGAACGCCCGGCTTCGCCGCCGAACCGGACGCCGGGCGCGCCGACGCCGTGCTGCCGGTGCTGCGGCTGCTGCTCGGCCTGGACGAGAAGCCAAGGATGACGGACGACAACAGCCTTGCGGGGGTGGGCACATGA
- a CDS encoding ATP-binding protein — MTVSVEATSVEASSEGASSVGVNGSQEAAPVLRPHAEHAFAAELTALAQQDDRPRPARWKLSPWAVATYLLGGTLPDGTVITPKYVGPRRIIEVAVTTLATDRALLLLGVPGTAKTWVSEHLAAAVSGDSTLLVQGTAGTPEEAIRYGWNYARLLAHGPSRDALVPSPVMRAMAEGMTARVEELTRIPADVQDTLITILSEKTLPIPELGEEVQAVRGFNLIATANDRDRGVNDLSSALRRRFNTVVLPLPESAESEVDIVTRRVEQIGRSLDLPAAPDGIEEIRRVVTVFRELRDGVTADGRTKLKSPSGTLSTAEAISVVTGGLALSAHFGDGVLRPGDIAAGILGAVVRDPAADRVVWREYLETVVREREGWTDFYRACREVSA, encoded by the coding sequence ATGACTGTGTCCGTGGAAGCGACGTCCGTCGAAGCGTCGTCCGAGGGAGCGTCGTCCGTCGGAGTGAACGGGAGCCAGGAGGCGGCGCCGGTGCTGCGGCCGCACGCCGAGCATGCCTTCGCCGCCGAACTCACCGCGCTCGCGCAGCAGGACGACCGCCCGCGTCCGGCCCGCTGGAAGCTGTCGCCGTGGGCGGTGGCGACGTATCTGCTCGGCGGCACCCTGCCGGACGGCACGGTGATCACACCCAAGTACGTGGGCCCGCGCCGCATCATCGAGGTCGCCGTCACCACACTCGCCACCGACCGCGCCCTGCTCCTGCTCGGCGTCCCCGGCACCGCCAAGACCTGGGTCTCCGAACACCTCGCGGCCGCCGTCAGCGGCGACTCGACCCTGCTGGTCCAGGGCACGGCCGGCACCCCGGAGGAGGCGATCCGGTACGGCTGGAACTACGCGCGCCTGCTCGCGCACGGCCCGAGCCGCGACGCCCTCGTGCCCAGCCCCGTCATGCGCGCCATGGCCGAGGGCATGACGGCCCGCGTCGAGGAGCTGACCCGTATCCCGGCCGACGTGCAGGACACGCTGATCACGATCCTGTCCGAGAAGACGCTGCCGATACCGGAGCTGGGCGAAGAGGTCCAGGCGGTCCGCGGGTTCAACCTCATCGCCACCGCCAACGACCGGGACAGAGGCGTCAACGACCTCTCCAGCGCGCTGCGCCGCCGCTTCAACACCGTGGTGCTGCCGCTGCCGGAGAGCGCCGAGTCCGAGGTCGACATCGTCACGCGCCGGGTCGAGCAGATCGGCCGCTCCCTCGACCTGCCGGCCGCGCCCGACGGCATCGAGGAGATCCGCCGCGTCGTGACCGTCTTCCGCGAGCTGCGCGACGGCGTCACCGCCGACGGCCGTACGAAGCTGAAGTCGCCCAGCGGCACGCTCTCCACCGCCGAGGCGATCTCCGTCGTCACGGGCGGTCTCGCCCTGTCCGCGCACTTCGGCGACGGCGTGCTGCGTCCGGGCGACATCGCCGCCGGCATCCTCGGCGCGGTCGTCCGCGACCCGGCGGCCGACCGGGTCGTCTGGCGGGAGTACCTGGAGACCGTCGTCCGCGAGCGCGAGGGCTGGACGGACTTCTACCGGGCCTGCCGGGAGGTGAGCGCATGA
- a CDS encoding VWA domain-containing protein, which produces MTTERITPEAASGTGLGTAASPGPVAGIGSGVAAGPGTASAPAPGPGPGTVTHPTHPADPADPARERLRRWRLVLGGDQADGTGCALSGRDAAMDGTLAALYGKGDKPQAGRERSAGLGASAPSVARWLGDIRRYFPSSVVQVMQRDAIDRLGLSSLLLEPEMLEAVEADVHLVGTLLSLNKAMPETTKETARAVVRKVVEDLEQRLATRTRATLNGALDRSARISRPRHHDIDWNRTIAANLKHYLPEYRTVVPERLVGYGRAARSVKKEVVLCIDQSGSMAASVVYASVFGAVLASMRSISTRLVVFDTAVVDLTDQLDDPVDVLFGTQLGGGTDINRALAYCQSQITRPAETVVVLISDLYEGGIRDEMLKRVAAMKASGVQFVALLALSDEGAPAYDREHAAALAALGAPAFACTPDLFPEVMAAALEKRPLPKPDTA; this is translated from the coding sequence ATGACAACCGAACGGATCACACCAGAGGCCGCCTCGGGCACCGGCCTCGGCACCGCTGCCAGCCCTGGCCCCGTCGCTGGCATAGGCAGCGGTGTCGCCGCCGGCCCCGGCACTGCCTCTGCCCCCGCCCCTGGCCCCGGCCCCGGCACAGTCACTCACCCCACTCACCCCGCCGACCCCGCCGACCCCGCGCGGGAGCGTTTGCGGCGGTGGCGGTTGGTGCTTGGCGGGGACCAGGCCGATGGCACCGGGTGTGCGTTGTCCGGGCGGGACGCGGCGATGGACGGGACGCTCGCCGCGCTCTATGGCAAAGGGGACAAACCGCAGGCGGGGCGGGAGCGTTCGGCCGGGCTCGGGGCCTCGGCGCCGTCAGTGGCGCGCTGGCTGGGGGACATCCGCCGCTACTTCCCGTCCTCCGTTGTCCAGGTCATGCAGCGCGACGCCATCGATCGGCTCGGGCTCTCCTCGCTGCTGCTGGAGCCGGAGATGCTGGAGGCGGTGGAGGCCGATGTGCACCTGGTCGGCACGCTGCTGTCGCTCAACAAGGCGATGCCGGAGACCACCAAGGAGACGGCGCGCGCGGTCGTCCGCAAGGTCGTCGAGGACCTGGAGCAGCGGCTCGCGACCCGGACACGGGCCACGCTCAACGGCGCCCTCGACCGCAGCGCCCGTATCAGCCGCCCGCGTCACCACGACATCGACTGGAACCGCACCATCGCGGCCAACCTCAAGCACTATCTCCCCGAGTACCGCACGGTCGTGCCGGAACGGCTCGTCGGCTACGGGCGGGCCGCGCGGTCGGTGAAGAAGGAGGTGGTGCTCTGCATCGACCAGTCCGGTTCCATGGCCGCGTCCGTGGTCTACGCGTCCGTGTTCGGGGCGGTGCTCGCCTCCATGCGGTCGATCAGCACCCGGTTGGTCGTCTTCGACACGGCGGTGGTCGACCTCACCGACCAGCTGGACGATCCGGTCGACGTCCTCTTCGGCACCCAGCTCGGCGGCGGCACGGACATCAACCGGGCGCTCGCCTACTGCCAGTCGCAGATCACCCGGCCCGCCGAGACGGTGGTCGTGCTGATCAGTGACCTGTACGAGGGCGGCATCCGCGACGAGATGCTCAAGCGGGTGGCGGCGATGAAGGCGTCCGGGGTGCAGTTCGTGGCACTGCTCGCGCTCTCGGACGAAGGAGCGCCGGCGTACGACCGGGAGCACGCGGCCGCGCTCGCCGCGCTGGGCGCACCGGCCTTCGCCTGCACACCCGACCTGTTCCCCGAGGTGATGGCGGCGGCTCTGGAGAAACGGCCGCTGCCGAAACCGGACACGGCATGA
- a CDS encoding cell division protein PerM gives MRDRSPGLAGSLLGGAVAAGLGLGSFAVLMMVLWVSSPYPDSGPGGALHIAAALWLLAHGVELVRTDTLSGAPMPVGVTPLLLLALPLWLVYRAARVAVDASPADAEDAPPPVPAHTVWTGIVLGYLAVGFPAALYCAGAGLRPAWPWVTACLPLVATVSAAAGVWSAYGRPRGPVLSVLVVLPGPVRRLVFGTDARRLGTAVRAAGAATAVLLGGGAALVGASLVWHGGAARASFLQLTEGWTGRFAVLLLGIALIPNAAVWAASYALGPGFTLGTGHAVNALASHPPLLLPPFPLLAAVPDPGPGAPPNWAAGVVPVVAGVTAGWFVARAAVPRPGRGEPASARWSAAGTAGVVLLTALVCAAVLALLARLSGGPLGVAALARFGPVWWQTGGAAGAWTAVFALPVALTVRAWRLWRRRKRDAEIPTQGRTKEESKAQEQGKEKEQRKEKSKEKGKVKEPKKAADTQTETVPAGTGATTDEEEFYDVLPADDPFPPDWHDDLARASRWAALREAATLTDTAGESDELADAPGGHPRVPEPPAEPV, from the coding sequence CTGCGTGACCGCTCGCCCGGACTCGCCGGGAGCCTCCTGGGCGGTGCCGTCGCCGCCGGACTGGGGCTCGGCTCGTTCGCCGTCCTCATGATGGTGCTGTGGGTCAGCTCGCCGTATCCCGACAGCGGTCCGGGGGGCGCGCTGCACATCGCCGCCGCCCTGTGGCTGCTGGCGCACGGTGTCGAACTCGTCCGCACCGACACGCTCTCCGGCGCGCCCATGCCGGTCGGCGTCACCCCCCTGCTGCTGCTCGCGCTGCCGCTCTGGCTGGTGTACCGGGCGGCCCGGGTCGCCGTGGACGCGTCGCCCGCCGACGCCGAGGACGCACCGCCACCCGTACCCGCCCACACGGTGTGGACGGGGATCGTCCTCGGCTACCTCGCCGTCGGCTTCCCGGCCGCCCTGTACTGCGCAGGCGCCGGACTGCGCCCCGCCTGGCCCTGGGTGACGGCATGTCTGCCACTCGTCGCGACGGTCTCGGCGGCGGCCGGGGTGTGGTCGGCGTACGGCCGCCCGCGCGGGCCAGTGCTGAGTGTGCTGGTGGTGCTGCCGGGGCCGGTGCGGCGGCTGGTGTTCGGTACGGACGCGCGGCGGCTGGGCACGGCCGTACGGGCGGCCGGTGCCGCGACCGCCGTGCTCCTCGGCGGCGGGGCGGCGCTGGTCGGTGCGTCGCTGGTGTGGCACGGCGGTGCGGCGCGGGCCTCCTTCCTCCAGCTGACGGAGGGCTGGACCGGACGGTTCGCGGTCCTGCTGCTCGGGATCGCCCTGATCCCCAACGCGGCGGTGTGGGCGGCGTCGTACGCCCTCGGCCCCGGCTTCACCCTCGGCACCGGACACGCGGTCAACGCGCTCGCCTCCCACCCGCCCCTCCTCCTGCCGCCGTTCCCGCTGCTGGCGGCGGTACCGGACCCGGGCCCCGGGGCGCCCCCCAACTGGGCGGCGGGAGTGGTGCCGGTGGTGGCCGGGGTGACGGCGGGGTGGTTCGTGGCGCGGGCGGCCGTACCGCGGCCGGGGCGGGGCGAACCGGCGTCGGCCCGCTGGTCGGCGGCCGGTACCGCCGGGGTGGTCCTGCTGACCGCGCTGGTCTGCGCGGCCGTCCTCGCCCTGCTCGCCAGACTGTCCGGCGGCCCCTTGGGCGTGGCCGCGCTGGCCCGCTTCGGCCCGGTGTGGTGGCAGACCGGGGGAGCGGCCGGGGCCTGGACGGCGGTGTTCGCGCTGCCGGTGGCCCTGACGGTACGGGCGTGGCGGCTGTGGCGACGCCGGAAGCGGGACGCGGAGATCCCGACGCAGGGCAGGACGAAGGAGGAGAGCAAGGCGCAGGAGCAGGGGAAGGAGAAGGAGCAGAGGAAGGAGAAGAGCAAGGAGAAGGGCAAGGTGAAGGAACCGAAGAAGGCCGCGGACACGCAGACGGAGACCGTGCCCGCCGGGACCGGCGCCACCACCGACGAGGAGGAGTTCTACGACGTCCTCCCCGCCGACGACCCCTTCCCCCCGGACTGGCACGACGACCTCGCCCGCGCCTCCCGCTGGGCGGCCCTGCGCGAGGCGGCGACCCTGACCGACACCGCCGGCGAGTCCGACGAGCTCGCCGACGCGCCCGGCGGGCACCCCCGTGTCCCGGAGCCTCCCGCCGAGCCCGTCTGA
- a CDS encoding RNA polymerase sigma factor: MRRADPQHHHEDGERAEPQSGGDGTAQEAPGESGRAVTQPGQQGRQRRSASGHRNHARHAPNDTRFPVVTGELRKCRSRYVYVLFRTEGQRTVTQTQADAGLTPVQAFDALYAFCAPALVRQTYLLTGRRELAREAVERAFQLAWQRWPEVARDRDPGGWVRAVAYDCALSPWHRFRPRYRNPEPPPADPADRAVLHALLELPPSYRRTLVLYDGVGLDLPETAAETEASTPAAANRLTHARQAVAARVPELADPAVLHRRLLELASAERLRAPKPTVVRTVGERRNVFWTRVAIAFTVTIIGATALTLRTAPTHYEPPVAPAEAVAGVPPRVAPGPLSPAVQALRTKLSKSERSGPERLVPLAR, from the coding sequence ATACGGCGAGCTGACCCACAGCACCATCATGAGGACGGCGAACGAGCCGAGCCCCAGTCCGGCGGCGACGGCACCGCCCAGGAGGCTCCCGGCGAGTCCGGGCGAGCGGTCACGCAGCCGGGTCAGCAGGGGCGACAGCGACGGTCGGCGAGCGGTCATCGGAATCACGCCCGCCATGCTCCCAACGACACACGCTTTCCCGTCGTAACGGGCGAACTTCGGAAGTGTCGCTCAAGATATGTTTATGTTCTTTTTCGTACGGAAGGGCAGCGCACGGTGACGCAGACTCAGGCAGATGCGGGCCTGACGCCCGTTCAGGCCTTCGACGCGCTCTACGCGTTCTGCGCCCCTGCCCTCGTACGCCAGACCTATCTGCTCACCGGACGGCGGGAGCTGGCCCGGGAGGCGGTGGAGCGGGCGTTCCAGCTGGCCTGGCAGCGCTGGCCCGAGGTCGCGCGGGACCGGGATCCGGGCGGCTGGGTGCGGGCGGTGGCGTACGACTGCGCGCTCTCCCCCTGGCACCGCTTCCGCCCCCGCTACCGGAACCCGGAGCCGCCGCCCGCCGACCCGGCCGACCGCGCGGTACTGCACGCCCTGCTGGAGCTGCCGCCGTCGTACCGGCGCACGCTCGTCCTGTACGACGGTGTGGGCCTCGATCTGCCGGAGACGGCGGCGGAGACGGAGGCCAGCACCCCGGCGGCGGCGAACCGGCTGACCCACGCCCGGCAGGCGGTGGCGGCCCGCGTCCCGGAGCTGGCCGACCCCGCCGTGCTGCACCGCCGGCTGCTCGAACTGGCCTCGGCGGAGCGGCTGCGCGCGCCCAAGCCGACGGTGGTGCGGACCGTCGGCGAGCGGCGCAACGTCTTCTGGACCCGGGTGGCGATCGCGTTCACGGTGACGATCATCGGCGCGACGGCACTCACGCTGCGGACGGCACCGACGCACTACGAGCCGCCGGTCGCGCCGGCGGAGGCGGTCGCGGGAGTTCCGCCCCGGGTGGCGCCCGGTCCGCTGTCCCCGGCCGTGCAGGCCCTGCGGACGAAGCTCAGCAAGTCGGAGCGGAGCGGCCCGGAGCGGCTGGTGCCGTTGGCCAGGTGA
- the sucC gene encoding ADP-forming succinate--CoA ligase subunit beta, with product MDLFEYQARDLFAKHDVPVLAGEVIDTPEAAREITERLGGKSVVKAQVKVGGRGKAGGVKLAASADEAVARATDILGMDIKGHTVHKVMIAETAPEIIEEYYVSFLLDRANRTFLSIASVEGGMEIEEVAATRPEAVAKTPIDPIDGVDEAKAREIVEAAKFPAEVADKVANVLVKLWDTFIKEDALLVEVNPLAKVASGEVIALDGKVSLDDNAEFRHPDFEELHDKAAANPLEAAAKEKNLNYVKLDGEVGIIGNGAGLVMSTLDVVAYAGENHGGVKPANFLDIGGGASAQVMANGLEIILGDPDVKSVFVNVFGGITACDEVANGIVQALKLLEDRGENVTKPLVVRLDGNNAELGRKILTDANHPLVQRVDTMDGAADKAAELAHAAK from the coding sequence GTGGACCTGTTCGAGTACCAGGCGAGGGACCTCTTCGCCAAGCACGATGTACCGGTGCTGGCCGGTGAAGTCATCGACACGCCTGAGGCGGCGCGCGAGATCACCGAGCGGCTGGGCGGCAAGTCCGTCGTCAAGGCGCAGGTGAAGGTCGGTGGTCGCGGCAAGGCCGGCGGCGTCAAGCTGGCCGCCTCCGCGGACGAGGCCGTCGCCCGTGCGACGGACATCCTCGGCATGGACATCAAGGGCCACACGGTCCACAAGGTCATGATCGCCGAGACCGCGCCGGAGATCATCGAGGAGTACTACGTCTCCTTCCTCCTCGACCGTGCCAACCGCACCTTCCTCTCCATCGCCTCCGTCGAGGGCGGTATGGAGATCGAGGAGGTGGCGGCCACCCGTCCGGAGGCCGTCGCCAAGACGCCGATCGACCCGATCGACGGTGTGGACGAGGCCAAGGCCCGCGAGATCGTCGAGGCCGCGAAGTTCCCGGCCGAGGTCGCGGACAAGGTCGCGAACGTCCTCGTCAAGCTGTGGGACACCTTCATCAAGGAGGACGCCCTCCTGGTCGAGGTCAACCCGCTGGCGAAGGTCGCCTCCGGCGAGGTCATCGCCCTCGACGGCAAGGTGTCGCTCGACGACAACGCCGAGTTCCGTCACCCCGACTTCGAGGAGCTCCACGACAAGGCCGCGGCCAACCCGCTGGAGGCCGCCGCCAAGGAGAAGAACCTCAACTACGTCAAGCTCGACGGCGAGGTCGGCATCATCGGCAACGGCGCGGGTCTCGTCATGAGCACCCTGGACGTCGTCGCGTACGCCGGTGAGAACCACGGTGGCGTCAAGCCCGCCAACTTCCTCGACATCGGCGGTGGCGCCTCCGCCCAGGTCATGGCGAACGGCCTGGAGATCATCCTCGGCGACCCGGACGTCAAGTCGGTGTTCGTCAACGTCTTCGGTGGCATCACCGCCTGTGACGAGGTCGCCAACGGCATCGTCCAGGCCCTGAAGCTGCTGGAGGACCGCGGCGAGAACGTCACCAAGCCGCTCGTCGTCCGCCTCGACGGCAACAACGCCGAGCTGGGCCGCAAGATCCTCACCGACGCCAACCACCCGCTGGTGCAGCGCGTCGACACCATGGACGGCGCGGCCGACAAGGCCGCTGAGCTGGCCCACGCCGCCAAGTAA